The stretch of DNA ACTGGGCGAGGCCATGCTCCCCGCCGGCAATCGTGCTCTGCGGTACTTCAAAATCTCGCCACCTACGCACGAATACCGCTGGATTACTGCCCGCGCACTTCGACCAGAAACCGATCGACCAATATCACAGGGAAGTCCATCCGGCCCTTCTTCCAGCACCACGGCCAGTGCCTCCAACATGACGGGCGCTTCCTCGACATCGGCATCCACTCCTGCCAATCCTTTTTCACTCGAGATTCCGCCATTATCGAGTGAGATATCATCAACAGAGGCCATTGATTCGGTGCCGCTGGCATCCACCAGCACCAGCCGCGAAGAGTCTGCAGCTCCACCAGCGTTTCCTGTCGCTTCGGCTGTAGAACCTGCCCCTCTTCCAGAAATTTCCCGAGCAGAAGTCACTCCCCGCACTCGTCGCGAACACCTCAGCCAGATCGACCAGCAACTCCGGACAATGGTGACACAAACTCCGGATCGCTGGGATCTCACCAGAATCGAACAGCAGTACCGGCAACTCGCTGCCGACACGACAGACGAAACATTCCAGTATGTTGTCGATCAGCGAATTCACAGTCTCTCTCGATATCAGAAGATCTACAGCGACTATCAGGACTTCGATCGCATTTTCCGTGAGGCACGCGAGAAAGACGCGGCCCTTCAGGCACAAGCGGCTGTCAATCGGGCAGCACTCCAACAATCTCCAAACACCCCGCCACTCCGCAATGCTCCACCAGGAAATGCTTACCCTCAGCCCATCGCACAGCAACCGCCCCGGCAGTTGGCTGCCTCTTCTCCTCTCCCTGCACCAGCAAATTCAATGGTGCCTCCCGGCAGCGCCATTCAACCTGTGAATCATCAGGTGCCTGCAAATCCGCAAGCCACGAGTCCTCAAGCGACCAGTGCCATCACCCCGGCAAATGCACAAAACATGACCGTTTCAGTCCCTATCCGGGCCACAGCCAGGCCCGCCTCCCAGGGGGCTTCCATTCCCAATTTCGATGGAGCAGGTGTACTCAAGAAAGTTCAGCCACGCCCCATCGACTTTCCTCCACTCGCAATTACCACGACCGATGGCAAACTGCTCGCCTACGTCGAAGCTTCCGATGAACTCATGATTCAACTCGCAGATCAGATTGGTAAGCCGGTTGGTCTCAAAGGAGTTCGAGCTTTTGAAGATCGATTTTCCACCGATGTGATCAAGGCTCAGTCCTGGCAGCCTGTCATTCTGCAGAATGCCCCGCTCGCTGGCTCTCCGAGGCGCTAACACACGCACGTCACCAAACGGTTTCCGTCAACCTCTGATATCGTTCGCAAAGTAAATCATGCTCCACAGGTTACGGCAGTGGCTCAGTCCCGACCTCGCGATTGATCTCGGCAGTGCGAACACACGCATTGCCCTGTTCAATCAAGGGATCGTGCTCGACGAACCCACAGTCGTCGCTCTTCAGAACGGCTCTCGAAAAATTCTCGGACGCGGTGCCGCCGTGGGAAAACTGGCCCGGCAGATGCTTGGCCGAACTCCTGATTCGATCTCGGCAGTTCGCCCCATTCGTCATGGTGTCATCACTGATTTCGAACTCTGCGAAGCCATGCTGCGGCACTTTGTGCAAAAAGCTGCCAAACAATCACCTGGGTTTCGACCTCGAGTCCTCGTCTCCGTTCCACAATCGATCACATCGGTCGAACGTCGAGCTGTCTTTGGGACTGCCGAACGTGCTGGTGCTGGTTCGATCTATCTTCTTGAGTCCGCCAAAGCCACGGCCATTGGTGCCGGTATGCCGATTTCCGAACCCTTAGCAAGCCTGGTCTGCAATATTGGAGCTGGCACTACGGAAGTCGCAATCTTCAGCCTGGGAGAGACCGTTACTTCCTGCTCGACTCGTATTGCCGGTGATGCCTTCGACGACGCGATTGTCGATTGGATGAGGCAGCGTTTTGGCCTGAAAATCGGCCGTCAGACAGCAGAACATCTCAAACGCGAAGTGGGCTCGGCCTCTCTCCAGACCAGTGAAAAAGCGACCGAAGTCAATGGCCTCGATGCGATGAGCAGCGTGCCGCGTAAAGTCCTCGTGACCACAGGTGAGGTTCGCCAGGCCATAATGGCCCCACTGGCGAAGATCCTTTCCGGGATTCGACAGGTCCTCGAACAATGCCAGCCAGAACTTGTGGCCGACCTCGCCGATACCGGAATGGTGCTCGCTGGTGGCAGTGCCCTGCTTCCCGGATTAGACGACTTCTTCAGCGAGCAACTGGCCATCCCCGTTCTGATTGCTGAAGATCCCGAACAAACTGTTGTTCGCGGTCTTTCCATCTGCAGCGAACATCTTAACGAATGGCAATCGTCACTGTTCAGCATTCACGACAGTTAATCGACAGGGGCTGCTCTTGACGACTCCACGCCTCTCGAAAATCTGACTCTCAGCAATCTCGTTTCAAGGCCTATTGCGATTGAATGATCGACGCTTCTTCAATCCCCTTCAGTTCTGCACTGCGCAGGCCCTACTGGTCATCCTGACGCTACTGGTTCCATTACTTCCAGCGGGCATGACCAGTGCCTGGAAAACGACAGCTCGTGATGTGGTAGCCCCCGGCTGTCTCATCCTGCGGGAACTTCAAGTTCATCTGGCAGCCCCCATTTCCCGCCAAATGACAGGCTTGTTTCCACGTTCGACGACTCACGCTGTTCAAGCTGCTGACTTATCCGAAAACACAGCTTCCATCCTTGGGCAGAAACTTGAACTCGAACGCGAGAAAACCCACCGGCTCACAGCCTTACTGCTCACACAATCTCACACCAGCAATCAATTCCTACCCGAGACCAGCATCAGCCCACAGTCTTCTCGGATTGTTCCCGTCAGCTTTGAACATCCCGATTTCGAACAGACATCGAACCACTCTCGACTTCGCGTCAGCAGCAAAAGGCTCTTCGTGGCAGATCTCATCGAAGCCACTTTGCTGGGCAGCGAACTTTCCAGAAACTGGAAATCCGGCGTCATCATCGCACGGGGAAGTCGGCAGGGAATCGAAGAGTCGGCATGGGTCGTGAAATCTTCTGAACCATTGCTGGATCTTGGCCATGATCACAACATCGCCCCAGCCGATCTCGTACTGACAGCCGGTTTGGTTGTGGTTGGCAAAGTCGAGCGAGTCGGCAATTGGACGAGTACTTTTCTACCAGTCACGCACAGTAGATTCCGCTGCCGGGCCATGGTGGTTCGCCATGCGGAAAACTCGACAGTTTCGCAGAAGCCCACCATTCTCACGCAAACAATTCTCGCGGGAGATGGCACCCAGACATGTCGTCTTGAGAAAATCTCTGACAACGTCGGCCTGCGTGTTGGAGATGAAGTCTATTCACTGGAAGACGATGGTCTTCTCAATCGACCACTCTTCCTGGGAACGATCACGAAGGCCACATTACCTGCAGAAGATCGTTACTGGGAAGTTCAGGTCACACCGGAATATCTCCATCCCGCATTCACAACGTCAGATCCATATGTCTCTTCCAGTTCAGTGGTGACCACAGCCTCCACTCCATCGCCACCATTTCCTGCACGACTCAGCATCCTGCGCCTGCGTCCCAATTCATCCCGTTTCGAGAATGACAGTCCCTCATCACAGCGAGTTCAGCCATGAAGCGTTCGCTATCCTTTGTGGCTCTCTTGTGTGTGGCCTATCTGATTCCCTGCCTCATGTGCCTGGCTCTTGACCATAACGACCAGTCCAGCTTACTTCCTGGGGCTCAAAATCTCTGGCAAGGATTCACTCTTCCCGCGTTGGGGTTAGGACTCATGGTACTTGTGGGCCGTTCTAAGCTCCCCGCGTTAGCTCCACTTCTGGCAGCGGCCTGCATGGGATTGTTACTCGATGGACTTTCTGATTCAAACCGTATGGGCCTGCAGACTATAACCTGCACACTCTTGATGGCCGGTCTCATCTGGTGGCACTCGGCACCTGTTAATCAACCATGGCAATGGATCGTCAGCCTGCCGTTCGCGACAGCGCTGGGCTCGACACCCAGCTTCATCAGCTTGAATTTCCCCGCAGGCTGGATCACCCAACTGATCACAGAGGTGACCATCGTTTCATTTGTGGTCATCGCCGGAACAATCGTCACGCGATTACCACAAATCTATTTTGCCCCCGCACCCAGAGAGGCCTTCTCACTCAGCAACCGCTGGAATCGCCTGACTCCCGATTGATTTCTTGCCCAAGTCGTAATCTATGATCCTCATTGAACCTTGCGACGCAAGTAATCACCCGCCGCGATGATCTCCTGCCGACCTGAGGCAAACTCGGTAAAGCGTTTGACGAACCCGTGAATCATTCCCGGATACTCCACAAACTCCACGTCATTCCCGGCTACCTGCAAATTATCCGCATAGAGAGTTCCCTCATCATAGAGCGGGTCATAACCGGCGACACAGATTCGCGCTGGCGGCAAACCTCGAAGATTTCCCTGCAGCGGTGAAGCATAGGGGTGACTTCTCTCAGCAACCTGGGGCTGGTAGAGCGACCAGAACCATTTCATATCTTCCCGGCTGAGAAAATACCCAGCCCGATAGGCTTCATAACTGCTGCTCTCAAAGTTGGCATCCGTCACTGGGTAAAACAGAACTTGAGCCGCTGGCAGATGCTCCCCACGATCACGCAACATCTGGCACAGCACAGTCGCCAGGTTTGCACCCGCACTATCACCAGCCACGGCATAGTTCTGCCCCGGCAAAAGCTGCGAAAACACCCATCGGGCAGCCAGTTCGGCGTCAATCGTCGCCGCCGGAAAGGGAAACTCCGGCGCAAGCCGATACTCGACAGAAACCATGGTCATCCCACTGGCGAGTGCCAATTGCCGCACCAGCGAATCAAAATAAACAACACTCCCTATCGCCCATCCGCCACCATGAAAATACAAACAGATATGCCCGGAAGCCCCTTGAGGGCGATAGATGCGTAAAGTGAGCTGATCGTCATCGCTCAAAAGCGGTCTGACTGCTGAGGCCCGAACCACGTCACGTGAAATGAGCTGCGTTTCTCGATTGATGCACACATCCTCAATCATCTCAAAACGATCATCAGTCGCAAACGCTGCAGTCGCTGCCTCTTCCCATTGAGCTTTACGGATCGCCACTACACCCAGCTCACTCACAGGTGGCAGATGGAGAGCATTGAGCTGATCGAGAAATCGAACCGCATCCGCTTCGAGGGGCATATCGACTCCCACTTACTCAGAGAACGCAATATCCGGGGCATCCATTGCACTGTAGTCTTCGAAACGCATGAATTCCCTACGCCATGTCAGCCGCACGATCCCGGTCGGCCCGCTGCGGTGTTTGGCCACGATCACTTCGGCCAACCCTGGCTGATCTTCCGGGTTATAAGCATCGGGGCGATGGAGGAACATGACGATATCGGCATCCTGCTCAATGGCACCGCTCTCTCGCAAGTCAGCCATTTTCGGACGTTTGTCTTCTCGAAGTTCCACTCCCCGGTTGAGCTGTGACAGCGCAATCACTGGAATCTCATTTTCCTTAGCGATTCCCTTTAACCTCCGGGTGATCTGAGCGATCTGCTGTTCGCGTGGTGCCCGCTTATCTTCCGGTTCAATCAGCTGCAGGTAGTCGATGATAATCAGACCCAACTGATTCTTCCGTTTGAGCCTGCGGGCAATCGCACTGATCTGCCCCACTGTCCGTCCGGGAGCATCATCAATAAACAGTGGCACACGGCTCAATTCCGAAGAAGCCGTCATCAAGGCATGTTTCTCGGCCTGATCAAGATCCCCTTTACGCAACCGGTGACCATCCAGCCGAGCCCTGATACACAAAAATCGCTCAGCCAGTTCCAGCTTCGACTGTTCAAGGCTGAAAACCAGCACAGTGTTACCATTGGTGGCGACCGCTTCAGCCAGATTACAAACCAGTGCGGTCTTACCCATACTGGGGCGGGCTGCGAGAATGATCAGCTCTGCCGCCTGAAACCCGTTCGTCTGGCGATCCAGATCCAGAAAGCCAGTCGAAAGACCGCTGATCACACCTTCGCGATCAAACCTCGCGTTAATCCGATGCAACGTCTGCATCATGATCGTGTTCATGTCGATCTGCGAACTGCGCTCCTGCTCCTGCAGAATACCGAAGATTTTCTGCTCAGCCCGTGAAAGCACCTCCGAGGTATCATCCGAACCCGAGTAACAATCCCGCAACACCTCTGTGCAGGCGTCGGTCAATGACCGCTGAATCCAGCGATCGCGCACAATCTCCGCATAACCTTTCACGTTCGCAGCATGCGGTACTGTCTCGAGCACCTCCATCAGGTACTCAATGCCACCCACATCTTCTAACTGCGACTTCTGATCCAGATGCTCGGCGACAGTCACTGGATCAACTGGCTGCTTGTTATCTTCAACAATTGCCTTGATAGCAGCATAGATCAGTTGATGGCCGTGATGATAGAAATGATCCGCCAGCAGGAAGTCGGCCACTTCGTCAAAGGCTCGACTCTGAAGCAGAATACTCCCGAGGACACTCTTCTCAGCGATCAGGTTCTGCGGCGGCACATGACCGGCAAAATCTGAAGCCGTCGGTTTAACTCGTGATTTCTCTGATCGCGAAAATTCAGTGGCCATGGCACTCCCTTGACCATTCGATCTCGGATCGACCTCGTAACAACCATTCACCAGCAGATTGCCGCTGATCTTCCCCGATATCAAACAAAACACCCAGGGAATACCTGGGTGTTTGAAATTTAGTGATACCGCAAAATCGAATTCGCCCGGCATCAATTGAAAAGCTGAGTTGCCATTACTTCTTAACAGCTGGCACAACCCAAACCTTAACGTCAGTCTTGATTTCACCGTAAATATGAATCTTAACTGTGTACATACCCAGTTCTTTGAGCGGCCCGTCCAGACGAACCTGATCGGCCTCGATGGCATAACCAGCAGATTTCAGCGACTTGCTGATATCGTGACCCAGGATCGAGCCGAACAGATGACCGTCTTCGTTGGCATTTGCTTCCAAAGTGACGCTGTACTTGCCGACTGCTTCAGCCAACTTCTGCAGATCAGCCATGCGCTTGGCCTGGAGTTCAGCCAGATTCTGCTTATGACGTTCAACAGCTCGCTTGTTTTCAGCAGTCGCAACAGTTGCCAAACCCTGTGGAAGCAGGAAATTTCGAGCGTAACCTGGGCGAACCTTAACGATCTCGCCCTGTTCGCCCAATGATTCCACCGATTCCACTAGGAGAAGTTCAACCTGACGGGAAACTCGGGACATCCCGGAGGCGGTAACGTTTGCACGACCCATGACTGCCACTTCTTTCACTGACTTGATGACATGTCCAAGCTTAACCAGCAAATCTTTGAGCCTGCCCTGATTCAGACAGGCCAATGTCTGGGAATCACTTCAACACGACCATCGAAATATTTATCTCAAATCTCGACTGAGTTCACTGATATAAATCTGTTGACCGACATAACACTAACAAGGTGAGGACATGGCCTTAGAAAGGCACGTCGTCATCACCACCGCCAAAATCACCGTAATCACTGCCCATCGATTCAGAAGGTGCAGGTTGTCCGCCATCCCGTGAGGAACCACGACCACCCCGACCACCTTCAAGAGAACCGGAATCTCCCCGGGACGAGGATTCTCCTCGCCCACCAGAAGATCCACCATCACGAGAACCCAGTAACTGGAGAGTTTCACCCACCACTCGCATCTTGGATCGCTTCTGGCCGGTCTCTTTATCGTCCCAGGTATCCAGTTGCAAACGACCTTCAATGAAGACAGGTCGCCCTTTGGCCAGATACTCACCAGCAACTTCAGCCTGTCGCCCCCAGAGAGTTACGTCAACATAAGTGACTTCCTCTTTCTTCTGGTTCGACGCTTTATCGTACCACTGCCTGTTCACTGCCAGCCCCAGTTCAGTGACTGCCATCCCACCGGTGGTATATCTCACCTGAGGATCGCGAGTCACGTTACCCATCAGAATGACACGGTTGAAACTGGCCATGATTGGCGACCCCGACATCCGATAGGAAACGACTGACTGGCTTCATTGTTCTGACAAACAATCGCTGACTGACCTGTGAACTAACAGGTCTATAACAGTAAAATTATTCAAAATCAGTGGGCTTCTCACCGCGTGGCCCCATGTCATCACGAAGACCCATTGGATCCTGACGCTGCTCAGGGCTGTGAATGGCTCCATCATGCGACAGTGCATCCACCATAGCATCAAAGACAACCTGGGGATGGTTAATCACCATCTGACGAAGGACAGTCTCATTGAGTTTACCCAAACGGGTCAGCTCATCGACCTTGCTACCATCCATCTTGAAGCAGGCAAGGTAATACAATCCCTTGCGATGCCCCTTAATGGGATAGGTTAACTTGTTTTCTTGCCAAGGACGGTGTGCCACAACAGTCGCGCCACATCGATCCAGCATCCCCATGACGCTGGCAGTCGCTGCCTCGGGATCGGCGGCGTAGCGGTTGCTGTCCAGAAGGAACATGCCTTCATAAGTGTATTCGGACAAAATTCTTCTCCAATAAACAAAAGGCAGAACTCATCTCGAGCCGCCTTGCGTGAACATACAGTTTTATCGCCTGAGCGTCAGAATGCAACCTAACCGCGCCCAGCCATTGATTTTGTCTCTTAAGGCCTTCACGGTTTCTTAGAAAAAACACTACAACCTGTTACCAGAGAATCACTTCTGATCCGCACTCACATTGAATCGATTCATGGCGGAATCCACGCCATCCGCGAGCCACACCTCAGCGGCGTCGGCGGCTGTCGCCACCGCGAGATCCACCTCGATCCGCTCATCCTTCCGAAACTGGGCCAACACAAAGGTAGCCGCATCCATCGTTCCGGGTGGCCTGCCCACTCCCAGACGCAAGCGTGGCACAGCATCCGTCCCGAGAACCTGCAGAATATCTGCCAGTCCCTTCTGCCCTCCGGAAGAACCACCCGCTCGAACGCGCAGCTTGCCCAGTGGCAAATTCAAATCATCACAAACGATCAGAAAATCAGCGGGTGACATCTTATAAAACTTCGCGATCTGGCCGACGGATCGCCCGCTCAAATTCATAAACGTCTGCGGCTCCAGCAAAATCACGGGAACGCCCTTCAGCACGACTTCACGAGTGATCGCATCAAATCGGCTCTTTCCCCCGGGCCCTCCACCTCGCGTGGACAATTCGGCAGTCACCTCCCAGCCGATGTTATGCCTCGTACCGACAAACTTTCCGCCGGGATTTCCAAGCCCCACAATGCATTTCATGCCACATCTACTTCAGAAAATGCCTTGAAGAACTTACCTATATCACCAGCCAGCTCACAGCAAGCGAGCCATCGATCCGACGCCAACCCGCCCCCAACCACAGCCTGCAAAAGCCATGAAGCCTGCTTTTTCAAGCAGGCTTCAGCCCTGAGGGCAATCCCCAACAGTTGATCTCTCATCCGGGAAGCATCAAACCCCAGAAATTACTTCTTCTTGGCTGGTGCAGCATCGGCTTCAGCTTCGCCAGCCTTCTTGCCAATCACTTCTGGCTCAGCTGCACCCGGAGCAGCAAGATCCAGCTCGCGAGTGCTGACCTTCACGACATGCACAACAATCAATTCACCCTGGGTCTGCACATGCACACCGGGAGGAATCTCCAGTTCGTTCACATGGATCACACCGCCCAACTGAAGATCACTGACCTTCACGACGATCGAGTCAGGAATCTGGTAAGCAAGACAATCCACCTTGATGCTATGCAGTTGATGCTCAAGCATACCACCAGAAAGAATACCGGGGGCCGTCCCCTTCAACTCAATTGCCACGTCGACTGTCACGCGCTCGTTGGGGTCAACTCGCATGAAATCGATGTGCTGAATCAGCCGGGTAAAAGGATCAACCTGTACATCGCGGATGATGGCCTTTTCCAGCACACCTTCCACGTCGAGGTCAACAACTTTATGACCACTGACGACGATGGGATGAATCAAAGTTTCATCAACAACGACTGGCTGTGGCTCTTGCTTATGGCCGTAAACAATTCCGGGCACAAGACCCGAAAGACGCAGCCGACGAGTCTCAGCAGTCCCGAGCTTCTGACGCTTTTTCACCGAAACTTTTGAATCCGCAGACATGAGAGAAACTCCGGTCGCAAAACCACTAGCTGAATGTGTGACAAAAAACTAAACCCGAGACACCCAAGAAAAAGAAGGTAAATCTTTAAACAACAACATCTTATCGCAAAAGAATCTTCTTTAATTGGTCAGCGAAAACGGGCTGGGGCATCGAAAACTGTTCCCCGCCAATCCTAGCCGCAGGCATTGCAAACCGTGTAGATTAACCGGGGGTTGCTTGACTCGCAACCAAGCAGTAGTCGTTCCGGAAATCGGAGGCCAGCACATCGCAAGCCGGTCTTGCCACAAAATTCCTTGCAGCCACCATTCAAGAGCGATCCGGTGGAACCTGTCACGAACTCTATTTTTTCAGGAACTGTCAGTTCACGTGCTTACTTCTTACATCCACCTGGGTATTGTACTAGGTGGTGACTGTTGCGCTTCGACAAATGATCTCGGTCAGGTTGGGCTTGAACCAAGAAAGAACTCACTCGGTTTTCAAGCCTGACGTTCGTATTCATTAATGCTTCAATCAGCGGTTTGCCTCCAGCCCCACCAAACAGGCCAGGTATCTCGAGTCATCAGTTCTGCGGGATGATCAGTTTCTGAGAAGGATGAGGAATGGGTCAGCGTCAAACCAATCAGAACTCTCGACTCAAGATCGTGGTGACCGCAGGCCTGGTGACCGCATTGCTGATCGTAGTGATTGAGCAAATCCCCAACGCCAATGCCCAGAATCGAGGCTTAGGCCCGCTGGGTAAAATTATTCAGCGAATTCTTGTGCCTCAGGCGGTCGATCGCGATGAAGAACCCGATGAAGCCAGAAAAGAGCGTGGTTCCCGAGATCGCGACCATATCGATAGTCGTGCACCGCAGGATCAGAAACTGCAATCTGCTTATCGTGCGGCACTGGAAGGGATCGAAAAACAACAGGACTGGGGAACCGCCATTGATGTCCTGCAACGAGTGCTCGATCACGATAACGACTCGCTCGAACGCAATCAGGATGGCACCTGGACATCTCTCAAGTGGCTGGCCACACAGACGTTGTTGCGAGCCCCCGAAAATGTTCGACGAACTTATATCGAGCGGTACGCTCCACTGGCTGAGGCACTGCGCAAAGAAGCCCGGCAGACCAGCGATCGCACTCGACTGACCAGCGTCGCAACTCGTTTTATGCTGACACCTTCGGGCCAGCTTGCTGCCGATGAACTTGCTCTCGGAAGCCTGGATCGTGGTGAATACGGCCTGGCCAGTCGCTGGCATGAGATGCTCTGGCTCGCACAGGCCGAGTTCGTTAAGAACCCTCCCTGGCAATTGAGAGCCGCACTCACAGCCAAGTATGCGGGCCGAAAAGATTTTCTCGAGACGCTCACAAAAAGCTGGCCGGAATGGAAACAGGGAGCCAGTCTTGCCAGTGGAGAGATTCGCCAGCCACTCCAATGGCTGGATCGCATGCACGCGATTATCGAACCACCACCTCAGTCATTGACAGAGCAGTGGATCCCGCAAGGTCTTGGCAGCCGGGTTTCGGCATCCAAAACGAGCGACTATGTCCTCCTGCCACTTTATTCGCATCCCATCTCGACCAGCTCGTATCTGCTCGAGCGAATCCGCACCATGACTGAGGAATTGCTGGAATCAGGGAGAATCCCGCTGCTCACGAATCAGCCAATCGTCGTCGGTGATCGATTGATTGTCCGCGATCTGGGCGGCGTCCAGGTGTACGACATTCGCACAGGGCGTTCGTTATGGCAAACCGAGATGACCGTGGTCCCGGAAAATGTCTTCCTCGATTCCCCCGCAGCCAACGGAACACTCCCCTTTCGCGGGAACGTTCGCATCAATCGAGCGGCGGGGATCCGCATGGCCCGCAATGGAATGGTCACCGATACTTCCATGGACGATAATGGCGACTCGGCAGACTACCATCCGCTGGGAACTTTGCTCTTCCGCGAAGGGACCTACAACTCCCTCTCGTCCGATGGCCAGCGGCTCTTTGTCGTCGAGGATCAGGCCGTCATTACTCGTGCCAATCCTGGCAATCAATGGTCCATGAATGGCAACATTCAAGACCCTCTCGGACAGAACTGGCGAAGTAACCGACTTACAGCCTACGACCTGACGTCCGGCCGCATTCTCTGGACAATTGGTGGCGGTGGTGCACAGGATTCACTCGGCTTGCCACTGGCTGGTGGCTACTTCCACAGTGCCCCATTGCCCGAT from Planctopirus ephydatiae encodes:
- the mreB gene encoding rod shape-determining protein — translated: MLHRLRQWLSPDLAIDLGSANTRIALFNQGIVLDEPTVVALQNGSRKILGRGAAVGKLARQMLGRTPDSISAVRPIRHGVITDFELCEAMLRHFVQKAAKQSPGFRPRVLVSVPQSITSVERRAVFGTAERAGAGSIYLLESAKATAIGAGMPISEPLASLVCNIGAGTTEVAIFSLGETVTSCSTRIAGDAFDDAIVDWMRQRFGLKIGRQTAEHLKREVGSASLQTSEKATEVNGLDAMSSVPRKVLVTTGEVRQAIMAPLAKILSGIRQVLEQCQPELVADLADTGMVLAGGSALLPGLDDFFSEQLAIPVLIAEDPEQTVVRGLSICSEHLNEWQSSLFSIHDS
- the dnaB gene encoding replicative DNA helicase; the protein is MATEFSRSEKSRVKPTASDFAGHVPPQNLIAEKSVLGSILLQSRAFDEVADFLLADHFYHHGHQLIYAAIKAIVEDNKQPVDPVTVAEHLDQKSQLEDVGGIEYLMEVLETVPHAANVKGYAEIVRDRWIQRSLTDACTEVLRDCYSGSDDTSEVLSRAEQKIFGILQEQERSSQIDMNTIMMQTLHRINARFDREGVISGLSTGFLDLDRQTNGFQAAELIILAARPSMGKTALVCNLAEAVATNGNTVLVFSLEQSKLELAERFLCIRARLDGHRLRKGDLDQAEKHALMTASSELSRVPLFIDDAPGRTVGQISAIARRLKRKNQLGLIIIDYLQLIEPEDKRAPREQQIAQITRRLKGIAKENEIPVIALSQLNRGVELREDKRPKMADLRESGAIEQDADIVMFLHRPDAYNPEDQPGLAEVIVAKHRSGPTGIVRLTWRREFMRFEDYSAMDAPDIAFSE
- the rpsF gene encoding 30S ribosomal protein S6, with protein sequence MSEYTYEGMFLLDSNRYAADPEAATASVMGMLDRCGATVVAHRPWQENKLTYPIKGHRKGLYYLACFKMDGSKVDELTRLGKLNETVLRQMVINHPQVVFDAMVDALSHDGAIHSPEQRQDPMGLRDDMGPRGEKPTDFE
- a CDS encoding single-stranded DNA-binding protein, which encodes MASFNRVILMGNVTRDPQVRYTTGGMAVTELGLAVNRQWYDKASNQKKEEVTYVDVTLWGRQAEVAGEYLAKGRPVFIEGRLQLDTWDDKETGQKRSKMRVVGETLQLLGSRDGGSSGGRGESSSRGDSGSLEGGRGGRGSSRDGGQPAPSESMGSDYGDFGGGDDDVPF
- a CDS encoding 50S ribosomal protein L25 encodes the protein MSADSKVSVKKRQKLGTAETRRLRLSGLVPGIVYGHKQEPQPVVVDETLIHPIVVSGHKVVDLDVEGVLEKAIIRDVQVDPFTRLIQHIDFMRVDPNERVTVDVAIELKGTAPGILSGGMLEHQLHSIKVDCLAYQIPDSIVVKVSDLQLGGVIHVNELEIPPGVHVQTQGELIVVHVVKVSTRELDLAAPGAAEPEVIGKKAGEAEADAAPAKKK
- the pth gene encoding aminoacyl-tRNA hydrolase; the encoded protein is MKCIVGLGNPGGKFVGTRHNIGWEVTAELSTRGGGPGGKSRFDAITREVVLKGVPVILLEPQTFMNLSGRSVGQIAKFYKMSPADFLIVCDDLNLPLGKLRVRAGGSSGGQKGLADILQVLGTDAVPRLRLGVGRPPGTMDAATFVLAQFRKDERIEVDLAVATAADAAEVWLADGVDSAMNRFNVSADQK
- a CDS encoding SH3 domain-containing protein — protein: MQNSSPTASCVSSGNGIRPFDFLRLTFLIATLSLCTLSQGIAADRTFPYIATIDVDAEPVRSGPGPRYDVTSDLPRGSQVTVHRHDPGGWVMIAPPPGSFSWIAAEDIELDPADAARLNEAQPVSGKVSARTALVYVGSELNLSRQVVQRRLTTGDNVQILGEAMLPAGNRALRYFKISPPTHEYRWITARALRPETDRPISQGSPSGPSSSTTASASNMTGASSTSASTPANPFSLEIPPLSSEISSTEAIDSVPLASTSTSREESAAPPAFPVASAVEPAPLPEISRAEVTPRTRREHLSQIDQQLRTMVTQTPDRWDLTRIEQQYRQLAADTTDETFQYVVDQRIHSLSRYQKIYSDYQDFDRIFREAREKDAALQAQAAVNRAALQQSPNTPPLRNAPPGNAYPQPIAQQPPRQLAASSPLPAPANSMVPPGSAIQPVNHQVPANPQATSPQATSAITPANAQNMTVSVPIRATARPASQGASIPNFDGAGVLKKVQPRPIDFPPLAITTTDGKLLAYVEASDELMIQLADQIGKPVGLKGVRAFEDRFSTDVIKAQSWQPVILQNAPLAGSPRR
- a CDS encoding rod shape-determining protein MreC; the protein is MNDRRFFNPLQFCTAQALLVILTLLVPLLPAGMTSAWKTTARDVVAPGCLILRELQVHLAAPISRQMTGLFPRSTTHAVQAADLSENTASILGQKLELEREKTHRLTALLLTQSHTSNQFLPETSISPQSSRIVPVSFEHPDFEQTSNHSRLRVSSKRLFVADLIEATLLGSELSRNWKSGVIIARGSRQGIEESAWVVKSSEPLLDLGHDHNIAPADLVLTAGLVVVGKVERVGNWTSTFLPVTHSRFRCRAMVVRHAENSTVSQKPTILTQTILAGDGTQTCRLEKISDNVGLRVGDEVYSLEDDGLLNRPLFLGTITKATLPAEDRYWEVQVTPEYLHPAFTTSDPYVSSSSVVTTASTPSPPFPARLSILRLRPNSSRFENDSPSSQRVQP
- the rplI gene encoding 50S ribosomal protein L9; its protein translation is MGRANVTASGMSRVSRQVELLLVESVESLGEQGEIVKVRPGYARNFLLPQGLATVATAENKRAVERHKQNLAELQAKRMADLQKLAEAVGKYSVTLEANANEDGHLFGSILGHDISKSLKSAGYAIEADQVRLDGPLKELGMYTVKIHIYGEIKTDVKVWVVPAVKK
- a CDS encoding alpha/beta hydrolase, with amino-acid sequence MPLEADAVRFLDQLNALHLPPVSELGVVAIRKAQWEEAATAAFATDDRFEMIEDVCINRETQLISRDVVRASAVRPLLSDDDQLTLRIYRPQGASGHICLYFHGGGWAIGSVVYFDSLVRQLALASGMTMVSVEYRLAPEFPFPAATIDAELAARWVFSQLLPGQNYAVAGDSAGANLATVLCQMLRDRGEHLPAAQVLFYPVTDANFESSSYEAYRAGYFLSREDMKWFWSLYQPQVAERSHPYASPLQGNLRGLPPARICVAGYDPLYDEGTLYADNLQVAGNDVEFVEYPGMIHGFVKRFTEFASGRQEIIAAGDYLRRKVQ